A genomic window from Salvia hispanica cultivar TCC Black 2014 chromosome 5, UniMelb_Shisp_WGS_1.0, whole genome shotgun sequence includes:
- the LOC125186908 gene encoding 50S ribosomal protein 5, chloroplastic: MALLFTSPLSYVCLTSPSTSRISANPCTRLTHNAIAMHQRAFVGGRIQAPFFLNNRGALIVKASSDVDGTESTASESPVPASGGKEKSTPVENLPLQSKVQEVEQQRIKMKLAKKIRLRRKRLVRKRHLRKKGRWPPSKMKKNKNV, encoded by the exons ATGGCTCTCCTCTTCACTTCTCCCCTCTCCTACGTGTGTCTCACTTCACCCTCAACTTCCAGGATTTCTGCTAATCCTT GCACCAGGTTGACCCACAATGCCATTGCTATGCATCAAAGAGCCTTTGTGGGAGGCCGGATTCAAGCACCCTTTTTTCTCAACAACAGGGGTGCATTGATCGTTAAGGCCTCCTCTGATGTCGATGGAACAGAATCCACTGCCTCAGAGTCTCCCGTCCCTGCTTCAGGCGGGAAAGAGAAAAGCACTCCCGTTGAGAACCTCCCTTTGCAGTCAAAGGTTCAGGAAGTGGAGCAGCAGAGGATCAAGATGAAGCTGGCCAAGAAAATCAGGCTGAGGAGGAAGCGCCTCGTGAGGAAGCGACACCTGAGGAAGAAGGGACGATGGCCGCCttcaaagatgaagaagaacaAGAACGTTTGA
- the LOC125189601 gene encoding uncharacterized protein LOC125189601 translates to MVDQIIRPLQREVANLITCYKHNLEEAVNIRSHREASISTSDLYDAGLATSFMKKQVYPSKNLKVRQTHHEQQQTKRIPKPFSTTKIDKPFDICSPQTSEDLVEESAVVLGPGMILLKCYIPLLEQLNIINKCRELGCGPGGFYQPGYNDGAKLHCYMMCLGLGWNPQTASYGERRCHDNAAPPLLPNEFISLVCRALDHSHTLIERNLKVDNINDTLPKMSPDVCIVNFYPCNGWLGFHQDRYETQESLDKRLPVVSISIGASAEFLYGEERDVNKAKSVLLESGDVLIFGGESRHIYHGVKAILPDTAPLVLLERTGLKPGL, encoded by the exons ACCGTGAAGCTTCTATTTCAACTAGTGACCTTTATGACGCAGGCTTGGCCACCAGCTTTATGAAGAAGCAAGTTTATCCTTCTAAAAATCTGAAGGTTCGCCAAACTCATCATGAACAGCAACAGACCAAGAGAATACCAAAGCCCTTTTCCACTACTAAAATAGACAAGCCTTTTGATATATGCTCTCCTCAAACTTCGGAAGACTTAGTTGAAGAAAGTGCAGTGGTGTTGGGGCCTGGAATGATATTACTCAAGTGCTATATTCCCTTGTTGGAGCAG TTGAACATTATAAACAAGTGTCGAGAATTAGGTTGTGGTCCTGGGGGGTTTTATCAACCTGGTTATAATGATGGTGCAAAATTGCACTGTTACATGATGTGTTTGGGTCTAGGCTGGAATCCTCAAACAGCAAGCTATGGAGAGAGGCGCTGCCACGACAATGCTGcacctcctcttcttcctaATGAGTTTATTTCTTTAGTGTGCAGAGCACTTGACCATTCCCACACTCTAATAGAAAGAAACCTAAAGGTTGACAATATTAACGATACACTTCCTAAAATGTCTCCTGATGTGTGCATTGTCAACTTCTACCCTTGCAACGGCTGGCTTGGTTTCCATCAG GATCGCTATGAAACACAAGAGAGTCTTGATAAAAGGCTACCTGTTGTGTCAATCTCTATTGGCGCTTCAGCTGAATTTCTATATGGCGAGGAAAGAGATGTTAACAAGGCTAAGAGTGTTTTACTAGAATCAGGAGACGTGCTAATCTTTGGTGGTGAATCAAGGCATATATATCACGGGGTGAAAGCGATTCTTCCCGACACAGCTCCTTTGGTTTTGCTGGAAAGGACGGGACTTAAACCAG GTTTATGA
- the LOC125187255 gene encoding E3 ubiquitin-protein ligase At4g11680-like, whose translation MNQEFPRVLLGGSDVGFARTSIATSLSRPFTRTSANSDQNQVLIDVEPEIYSNGEDAGGDCGYSRPFLFLDMIWNLAFVVVSVLVLLVTLRERPSTPLRLWLSGYALQCLLHVGFVWDEYQRRSLDHQDCCFPRGLLCSAFSHNSIIKKLESVNTIVSSVWWVFGFYWIVIGGQPLLQDSPRLYWLSVVFLAFDVFFMIFCIAMACIIFLLMFCCFPILATVAYAMTIGDGASENDIRSLPKYIYRPQDTEGAFQNEKKQEVDLTALEGDSISMAELVLHPEDSECCICLLKYADGAELCTLPCNHHFHHKCITKWLRINATCPLCKFNILRGDTLV comes from the exons ATGAACCAAGAATTTCCGCGGGTTTTACTCGGCGGCAGCGATGTGGGGTTTGCAAGAACTTCCATAGCCACCTCCTTGTCACGCCCTTTTACCAGAACATCCGCCAACTCCGATCAAAATCAAGTCTTGATTGATGTTGAACCTGAAATTTACAGCAATGGCGAGGATGCTGGTGGTGATTGTGGCTATTCTAGGCCGTTTCTGTTTCTGGACATGATATGGAACTTGGCATTTGTTGTGGTGTCTGTGTTGGTGCTGCTGGTCACCCTCCGAGAGCGCCCTTCCACGCCTTTGAGGTTGTGGCTTTCTGGCTACGCTCTGCAGTGCCTTCTGCATGTGGGGTTtgtgtgggatgagtaccaaAGGCGAAGTCTTGATCACCAAGACTGCTGTTTTCCAAGAGGCTTGTTGTGTTCAGCTTTCTCTCACAATAG CATCATCAAGAAGTTGGAGTCAGTTAATACTATTGTTTCGTCCGTCTGGTGggtttttggattttattggATAGTAATCGGAGGCCAGCCACTTCTGCAAGATTCACCTCGTCTTTACTG GTTGTCAGTGGTTTTTCTAGCCTTCGACGTGTTTTTCATGATCTTCTGCATTGCGATGGCGTGCATCATTTTCCTTCTGATGTTCTGTTGTTTCCCGATCTTAGCCACAGTCGCCTATGCAATGACTATAGGAGACGGAGCCTCTGAAAATGATATCAGGTCTCTTCccaagtatatatataggccACAGGATACTGAAGGGgcatttcaaaatgaaaagaaacaaGAGGTTGATTTAACTGCACTGGAAGGCGATAGCATCTCCATGGCAGAGCTTGTTCTTCATCCAGAGGATTCT GAATGCTGCATATGCCTTTTGAAGTATGCAGACGGAGCAGAGCTTTGCACCCTTCCCTGCAACCACCATTTCCACCACAAATGCATCACGAAGTGGCTCCGCATCAATGCAACGTGCCCTCTTTGCAAGTTCAACATTCTCAGAGGCGACACATTGGTTTAA
- the LOC125189196 gene encoding alpha-L-arabinofuranosidase 1-like: MGAITTWPRIVFLIFIALSAFYFHQSSADGIEADQPVALYVNASEKSAKKIPKTLFGIFFEEINHAGAGGLWAELVSNRGFEAGGPNVPSNIDPWSFIGNESSVIVSTDRSSCFERNKIALRMEVLCGEGSKACPAGGVGIYNPGFWGMNVEQGKTYKLVFYVRSSGSINLSVSLTGSTGLQTLASTSIVASDVSNWTKMEATLQAKGSDANARLQLTTTRKGVIWFDQVSLMPTDTYKGHGFRNDLFAMLKDLKPGFMRFPGGCFVEGDWLRNAFRWKETIGPWEERPGHFGDVWHYWTDDGLGHFEFLQLAEDLGTAPIWVFNNGVSHNDEVETSSVFPFIQEILDGLEFARGDAHSKWGSVRAALGHPEPFDLKYVAVGNEDCGKKYYLGNYLRFYNAIKRTYPDIKIISNCDGSSKPLDHPADFYDYHIYSSASSVFGTAQKFDKAPRSGPKAFVSEYAVTGDDAGKGSLIAAIAEAGFLIGLEKNCDAVEMASYAPLFVNTNDRTWNPDAIVFDSSKVYGTPSYWMQHFFRESNGATLLDSSLRSNPASSLIASAITWKDADSRKYLRIKVVNFGSNNATLQISVDGLEVNSLQSSGSTKVVLTSGNPKDENSFQTPNKIVPIKSQLDEVGEEMDVVVSPHSLTSIDLLINSNPIRTMGSNSVDVSSY; the protein is encoded by the exons ATGGGTGCAATTACAACGTGGCCCAGAATTGTCTTCTTGATTTTCATTGCGTTGAGTGCGTTTTACTTTCACCAATCTTCTGCTGATGGGATTGAAGCAGACCAGCCTGTTGCTCTTTATGTAAACGCATCTGAAAAATCAGCAAAAAAGATACCAAAAACCTTGTTTGGTATATTTTTTGAG GAGATTAATCATGCTGGTGCTGGAGGATTATGGGCCGAGCTTGTCAGCAACAGAG GTTTTGAAGCTGGGGGACCTAATGTGCCTTCGAATATTGATCCATGGTCTTTCATTGGGAACGAATCATCTGTGATTGTGTCAACAGACCGTTCGTCATGCTTTGAGCGAAATAAAATTGCATTACGGATGGAGGTGCTTTGTGGTGAAGGTTCCAAAGCTTGTCCAGCTGGAGGAGTCGGCATATACAACCCTGGCTTTTGGGGAATG AATGTTGAACAAGGGAAGACATATAAATTGGTGTTCTATGTTCGTTCATCTGGGTCCATTAATTTGTCTGTGTCACTGACTGGATCCACTGGATTGCAGACGCTGGCATCTACTAGCATTGT AGCTTCTGACGTTTCAAACTGGACTAAGATGGAAGCTACTTTACAAGCGAAAGGAAGTGATGCAAACGCTAGACTTCAACTGACAACAACCAGGAAAGGTGTCATATGGTTTGATCAAGTATCATTGATGCCCACAGATACATACAAG GGACATGGTTTTCGCAATGATCTGTTTGCGATGCTGAAAGATTTGAAACCGGGGTTTATGAGATTCCCAG GTGGTTGTTTTGTTGAAGGTGATTGGTTAAGAAACGCATTCCGCTGGAAGGAAACTATCGGGCCATGGGAGGAGCGGCCAGGGCATTTTGGTGATGTCTGGCATTATTGGACTGACGATGGGCTTGGTCATTTTGAATTCCTCCAG CTAGCGGAGGATTTGGGTACAGCACCGATATGGGTGTTCAACAATG GAGTCAGCCACAATGATGAAGTCGAGACTTCCAGCGTCTTCCCTTTCATACAA GAAATATTAGATGGTCTTGAGTTTGCACGAGGCGATGCTCATTCAAAATGGGGTTCAGTTCGAGCAGCATTGGGGCATCCGGAACCCTTTGACCTTAAATACGTTGCAGTGGGGAATGAGGATTGTGGAAAGAAGTATTACCTTG GGAACTACCTCAGGTTCTACAATGCAATAAAGCGTACTTATCCcgacatcaaaataatatcaaactGTGATGGTTCTTCCAAACCGTTGGATCATCCAGCTGATTTTTACGATTATCAT ATATACAGCAGTGCAAGTAGTGTGTTTGGAACAGCTCAAAAGTTCGATAAAGCACCACGAAGTGGTCCAAAG GCTTTTGTGAGCGAGTATGCTGTCACCGGAGACGATGCTGGAAAGGGTAGTCTCATAGCAGCGATAGCTGAAGCGGGGTTTCTCATCGGGCTTGAAAAGAACTG TGATGCTGTTGAGATGGCAAGTTACGCACCTCTATTTGTGAACACGAATGACAGGAC GTGGAACCCGGATGCAATAGTGTTCGACTCCTCCAAAGTGTATGGAACTCCTAGCTACTGGATGCAGCATTTCTTCCGGGAGTCAAATGGGGCGACCCTCCTTGATTCTTCCCTCCGATCCAATCCTGCAAGCTCTCTCATTGCTTCTGCTATAACATGGAAAGATGCAGACAGCAGGAAATACCTGAGAATAAAG GTGGTGAATTTCGGAAGCAACAACGCGACGCTCCAGATTTCGGTTGATGGGTTGGAGGTGAACTCGCTGCAATCATCAGGGTCGACAAAGGTCGTACTGACATCTGGCAACCCGAAGGATGAGAATTCATTCCAAACTCCGAATAAG ATCGTCCCGATCAAGAGTCAGCTGGACGAAGTGGGCGAGGAGATGGATGTGGTGGTCTCTCCCCATTCATTGACATCAATTGACTTGTTAATAAATTCCAACCCTATCAGAACCATGGGATCAAATTCTGTTGATGTATCTTCCTACTAA